From the genome of Natrinema marinum:
GCGGGCGTGGGCGGCGCAGACGAGCCGGTTCTCGTCCCAGGGGATGTGTAGCTCGACCGCGGCGGGGCGCTCGCAGTCGGCTTCGGAACACTCCATTACCCGTGCCAACGACACCCACGACTTCAGCGTTTCCCTCAGAGCAGGAAGACGCCGACGAGGAACCCGAAGAGGATCGACGCCGTCAGCAGCACTTGCACCACGGTTGACGCGAGGGTACCGACGGTCGTGTAGAGAGCTGACCGCGCGCTTCCCTCGAGTTCACCCTCTCGGACGAACTCGAGGGCGAAGACCGTCCCGAAGAGGCCGACGAGCAGCCCAACCGGGCCAGTCACTAGCATGAGGACGATACCGACGACGGCTGCGGCAGCGGCGGTCAGCCAGGACGCGCCGCCGGCTTTCGCGGCGATCGAGCCGCCGAAGAACTCGACGAGCGCCGTTATCAGCGCGATAGAAACGAGGACGGCGAAGGTGATGCTGCTCAATTCAGCGAACCCGGCCCCCCACCAGTAGAGACCGAGGCCGGCGAGCGAGAGCAGGCCGCTCGGGACCATCGGGACGGCCGCTCCGACGATCGCACCGAGGAGCAACGCGATCGCGATGACGGTGATAACCTCGACCATACCCGTCCAAAGGGCCGACGACGGCAAAACCGTACTGCCTTCAGTACTGTTAGGTATCAGGCACCGAACGTGTGGGTATGACCCAACAGCGCGGAGCGATCGTCGTCGGCGCGTCCTCGGGCATCGGCGAGGCGCTGGCCCGCCGGCTCGCCGCCGACGGCTACGAGATCGGCATGGCGGCCCGGCGGACGGAGCGAATGCGCCAGATCGGCTCGGAGCTACCGACCAAGGCCTACGTCGCGACGATGGATGTCACCGACACCGCGGACGCCCGCGAGGGGTTTTTCGAACTCGCGGCGGCTATGTCCTCGGTCGACGTCGTCGTCATCAGTTCCGGCGTCGCCCACGTTAACCGCGACCTCGAGTGGGGACCCGAACGCGAGACGATCGACGTCAACGTCCGGGGCTTTACGGCCGTCGCGACGGCGGCGATGGAGTACTTCGAGGGTACGCCCGACCACGCCAGCGCGGCCGACGGCCACCTCGTGGGCATCTCCTCGGTCGCGGCTCACTTCGGGACCGGCAACGTGCAGGCGTACAACGCCTCGAAGGCGTACGTCTCGACCTATCTCGAGGGGCTGCGCAGCCGTCAGGCCCAGCGGGACGCGGACGTGACGATCACGACCATCGAGCCGGGATTCGTCGACACGAAGCTCTCGCTGGGCGGCTTCTGGGAGTGTTCGCCGGAGACGGCCGCGGATCAGATCGCCCGCGCCATCCGCAAGAAGCGCAACCACGCCTACGTCACTCGACGCTGGCGGCTGGTCGCGGGGGTCCTCGATCTGGCTCCGGAGTGGCTGCTGCAGCGGCTGTTCTGAGTGGGGATCTCACCATCCGGCGCGATTAGT
Proteins encoded in this window:
- a CDS encoding SDR family NAD(P)-dependent oxidoreductase, encoding MTQQRGAIVVGASSGIGEALARRLAADGYEIGMAARRTERMRQIGSELPTKAYVATMDVTDTADAREGFFELAAAMSSVDVVVISSGVAHVNRDLEWGPERETIDVNVRGFTAVATAAMEYFEGTPDHASAADGHLVGISSVAAHFGTGNVQAYNASKAYVSTYLEGLRSRQAQRDADVTITTIEPGFVDTKLSLGGFWECSPETAADQIARAIRKKRNHAYVTRRWRLVAGVLDLAPEWLLQRLF
- a CDS encoding DUF456 domain-containing protein — translated: MVEVITVIAIALLLGAIVGAAVPMVPSGLLSLAGLGLYWWGAGFAELSSITFAVLVSIALITALVEFFGGSIAAKAGGASWLTAAAAAVVGIVLMLVTGPVGLLVGLFGTVFALEFVREGELEGSARSALYTTVGTLASTVVQVLLTASILFGFLVGVFLL